A part of Senegalia massiliensis genomic DNA contains:
- a CDS encoding HAD family hydrolase produces the protein MMIGAFFDIDGTLYRNSLMIEHFKKLIKYEVIDEAIWHSHVKHTYEKWERRYGDFEDYLEELADIYVNELKGINKSHIAFIAHQVIRLNGEKVYKYTRDRIKWHHDQGHKVFFISGSPEFLVEKMAERYDVTQFRGSKYVLDENDNFTGEIVKMWDSFNKQRALDEFVDKFNIDLKNSYAYGDTSGDISMFKMVGNPIAMNPNRELYDFIKNDDELSKNTTIIIERKDIIYKVDSNVETLL, from the coding sequence ATTATGATAGGAGCATTTTTTGATATTGATGGTACACTTTACAGGAATTCGTTAATGATAGAACATTTTAAAAAACTAATTAAATATGAAGTTATAGATGAGGCAATATGGCATAGTCATGTAAAGCACACATATGAAAAATGGGAAAGAAGGTATGGTGATTTTGAAGACTATCTTGAAGAATTAGCTGATATTTATGTAAATGAACTCAAGGGAATAAATAAATCACATATAGCATTTATAGCTCATCAAGTAATAAGATTAAATGGAGAAAAAGTATATAAATATACTAGAGATCGTATAAAATGGCATCATGATCAAGGACATAAAGTTTTCTTTATATCTGGTAGTCCAGAGTTTTTAGTGGAAAAGATGGCAGAAAGATATGATGTTACTCAATTTAGAGGTAGTAAATATGTATTAGATGAGAATGATAATTTCACTGGTGAAATAGTTAAAATGTGGGATTCTTTTAATAAACAAAGAGCTTTAGATGAATTTGTTGATAAATTTAATATTGATTTAAAAAATAGCTATGCATATGGAGATACATCTGGAGATATTTCAATGTTTAAAATGGTTGGAAATCCTATAGCTATGAATCCAAATAGAGAATTATATGATTTTATAAAAAATGATGATGAATTATCAAAGAATACTACAATAATTATTGAAAGAAAGGATATAATATATAAAGTAGATTCAAATGTTGAAACTTTATTATAA
- the ileS gene encoding isoleucine--tRNA ligase, with translation MDKFEQLSNEDVKTKEKDISDFWDDVDILEKSIETREGKKPFIFYEGPPTANGRPGIHHVLARTLKDSVCRYKTMEGYQVKRKAGWDTHGLPVEIEVEKQLNLNNKQEIEEYGLDKFNEKCRDSVFKYENLWREMTKRMGYAIDLDNPYITLDNDYIESVWWILDKFNKENMIYEGHKILPYCTRCGTGLASHEVAQGYEEIKTNTVIVKFKRKNIDEYFLVWTTTPWTLAANVALTVHPDVKYAKVKSDGEVYYLAEDLLDNVLGDRGYEVLEKLTGKDLEYMEYEQLMPFVEADKKAFFVTVADYVTTTDGTGIVHSAPAFGEDDYNTGRRYDLPVLQPVNEDGKYTTTPWEGMFVMDADIEIIKWLAEKDKLFKKQKMAHNYPHCWRCKTPLLYYAKPSWYIEMTKLKDQLIENNNNVEWYPDYVGEKRFGNWLENLNDWAISRSRYWGTPLNIWRCDSCDHTESIGSRKELVEKSIEDIDENIELHRPFVDDVHIKCEHCGSTMTRVKDVIDCWFDSGSMPFAQHHYPFENKDNFDELFPADFICEGIDQTRGWFYSLLAISTFVKGEAPYKKVLVNDLILDKEGKKMSKSKGNTIDPFEMFDKYGADALRWYLLYVSPAWSPTKFDEEGLKEVQSKFFSTIKNVYNFFTLYANTDGIDPKEFNIDYKNRPEIDRWILSKYNNLIKVTKENMDKFDLTKVVREIQEFVNEDLSNWYIRRSRRRFWATELTDDKKAVYNTTYEILLGISKMVAPFAPYISEEIYRNLTNNLSVHVDYYPETNNELIDPTVEEKMDLVRDLVKLGRASREQVRIKVRQPISEVIVDGKYEDLISDLVPLIKEELNVKNVVFAKDLKEYMRFNLKPNFPVAGPKLGKKIKFFAKALNSLDSTEAVNKLENNEELTVDLDGEDFTFSKELVDIRIESKEGFTVSMENNLFVILDTTLTGELLNEGYAREFISKVQQMRKNNDYEMMDNIKIYFNGNVEINDAINKYSDYIKSETLAIEVNSVEDKNLEIHNLNGHDTGIKVERI, from the coding sequence ATGGATAAATTTGAGCAATTATCAAATGAAGATGTAAAGACGAAAGAAAAAGATATATCTGATTTTTGGGATGATGTAGATATATTAGAAAAAAGCATAGAAACAAGAGAAGGAAAAAAACCATTTATATTTTATGAAGGTCCACCAACTGCTAATGGAAGGCCAGGAATCCATCATGTACTTGCAAGAACATTAAAAGATTCTGTGTGTAGATATAAGACTATGGAAGGCTATCAAGTTAAAAGAAAAGCAGGATGGGATACACATGGATTACCTGTAGAAATTGAAGTTGAAAAACAATTGAATTTAAATAACAAACAGGAAATAGAAGAATATGGCCTTGATAAATTCAATGAAAAGTGTAGAGATTCAGTATTTAAATATGAAAATTTATGGAGAGAAATGACTAAAAGAATGGGATATGCTATTGATTTAGATAATCCTTATATAACACTTGATAATGACTATATAGAGTCAGTGTGGTGGATATTAGATAAATTTAATAAAGAAAATATGATTTATGAAGGACATAAGATATTGCCATATTGTACTAGATGTGGTACTGGACTTGCATCTCATGAAGTTGCACAAGGTTATGAAGAAATTAAAACAAATACAGTTATAGTTAAGTTTAAAAGAAAAAATATAGATGAATATTTTCTTGTATGGACTACTACTCCATGGACACTTGCTGCAAATGTTGCTTTAACTGTACACCCTGATGTAAAATATGCAAAAGTTAAATCTGATGGTGAAGTGTATTATTTAGCAGAAGATTTATTAGATAATGTATTAGGAGATAGGGGATATGAAGTTTTAGAAAAGCTTACAGGTAAAGATTTAGAATATATGGAATATGAACAATTAATGCCTTTTGTAGAAGCTGATAAAAAAGCATTTTTTGTAACTGTTGCAGATTATGTAACTACAACTGATGGTACTGGTATAGTACATTCAGCACCTGCATTTGGTGAAGATGACTATAATACTGGAAGAAGATATGATTTACCTGTATTACAACCTGTAAATGAAGATGGGAAATACACGACAACTCCATGGGAAGGCATGTTTGTAATGGATGCAGATATAGAGATTATAAAATGGCTTGCTGAGAAGGATAAATTATTTAAAAAGCAAAAAATGGCTCATAATTATCCTCACTGTTGGAGATGTAAGACTCCATTATTATACTATGCAAAGCCTAGTTGGTATATAGAAATGACCAAACTTAAGGATCAATTGATAGAAAATAATAATAATGTAGAGTGGTATCCAGATTATGTAGGAGAAAAGCGTTTTGGAAACTGGTTAGAAAATTTAAATGATTGGGCTATTTCTCGAAGTAGATATTGGGGTACACCACTTAATATTTGGAGATGTGATAGTTGTGACCATACAGAGAGTATAGGATCTAGAAAAGAACTTGTTGAAAAATCTATAGAGGATATAGATGAAAATATTGAACTTCATAGACCATTTGTAGATGATGTTCATATAAAATGTGAGCATTGTGGTTCAACTATGACAAGGGTAAAAGATGTTATTGACTGTTGGTTTGACAGTGGTTCTATGCCTTTTGCGCAACATCATTATCCATTCGAAAACAAAGATAATTTTGATGAATTATTTCCAGCAGATTTTATATGTGAAGGTATAGATCAAACTAGAGGTTGGTTCTATTCATTACTTGCTATATCAACTTTTGTTAAAGGAGAAGCTCCATATAAAAAAGTTCTTGTAAATGACCTTATATTAGACAAAGAAGGCAAAAAAATGTCTAAATCAAAAGGAAATACAATAGATCCTTTTGAAATGTTTGATAAATATGGTGCAGATGCACTTAGATGGTATCTATTATATGTATCACCAGCTTGGTCACCTACTAAGTTTGATGAAGAAGGCTTAAAGGAAGTACAAAGTAAATTCTTCTCAACTATTAAGAATGTATATAACTTCTTTACACTATATGCAAATACTGATGGAATTGATCCAAAAGAATTTAATATTGATTATAAAAATAGACCAGAAATAGATAGATGGATTCTTTCAAAATATAATAACCTTATAAAAGTTACAAAAGAAAATATGGATAAATTTGATTTAACAAAAGTAGTAAGAGAAATACAAGAATTTGTAAATGAAGATCTAAGTAACTGGTATATAAGACGTTCAAGAAGAAGATTCTGGGCTACAGAATTAACTGATGATAAAAAAGCAGTATATAATACAACATATGAAATATTACTTGGTATTTCAAAGATGGTTGCACCATTTGCACCATATATTTCTGAAGAAATCTATAGAAATTTAACTAATAATTTATCTGTTCATGTAGATTATTACCCAGAAACTAATAATGAGTTAATAGACCCTACAGTGGAAGAAAAAATGGATTTAGTAAGGGATTTAGTTAAATTAGGAAGAGCTTCGAGAGAACAAGTAAGAATAAAAGTACGTCAACCAATATCAGAAGTTATAGTTGATGGAAAATATGAAGATTTAATTTCAGATTTAGTTCCTTTAATCAAAGAAGAATTAAATGTTAAAAATGTAGTATTTGCAAAAGATTTAAAAGAATATATGAGATTTAACTTAAAACCTAATTTCCCTGTTGCAGGACCTAAACTAGGTAAAAAGATTAAGTTTTTTGCTAAAGCACTTAATAGTTTAGATTCTACTGAAGCAGTAAACAAACTAGAAAATAATGAAGAATTAACTGTTGATTTAGATGGGGAAGATTTTACTTTCTCAAAAGAACTTGTAGATATAAGAATAGAATCAAAAGAAGGATTTACTGTATCTATGGAGAATAATTTATTTGTAATATTAGATACTACCCTTACAGGTGAGTTATTAAATGAAGGATATGCAAGAGAATTTATATCTAAAGTACAACAAATGAGAAAAAATAATGATTATGAAATGATGGATAATATAAAGATTTATTTTAATGGTAATGTTGAAATAAATGATGCTATTAATAAATATAGTGATTATATAAAGTCTGAAACACTAGCAATAGAAGTAAATAGTGTGGAGGATAAAAATCTAGAAATTCATAATTTAAATGGCCATGACACAGGTATAAAAGTAGAAAGAATTTAA
- a CDS encoding aspartyl-phosphate phosphatase Spo0E family protein, with product MDKNYLSKINNTREALNNLVAKNLNELTNLEIVTLSKELDKLIVVYQKELNKKNMILH from the coding sequence ATGGATAAAAATTATTTATCAAAAATAAACAACACAAGAGAAGCTTTAAATAATTTAGTAGCAAAAAATTTGAATGAACTCACTAATTTAGAGATAGTTACATTAAGTAAAGAGTTGGACAAGCTTATTGTTGTTTATCAAAAAGAATTAAATAAAAAAAACATGATATTACATTAA
- a CDS encoding helix-turn-helix domain-containing protein, with translation MIRSNLRLIMAKKRIKNVTEVAELCQISNPTITKLNNDRKLESLSLETILKLCAGLECTMEELIEVDYDEIGKLLK, from the coding sequence ATGATTAGATCTAATTTAAGATTAATAATGGCTAAAAAAAGAATAAAAAATGTCACTGAAGTGGCAGAGTTATGCCAAATTTCAAATCCTACTATCACAAAATTAAATAACGATAGAAAACTAGAATCACTTAGCTTAGAAACAATTTTAAAATTATGTGCTGGTCTTGAATGTACAATGGAAGAGCTAATTGAAGTAGATTATGATGAAATTGGAAAATTATTAAAGTGA
- a CDS encoding peroxiredoxin: MERLVGKPAPDFKMPIVKGNGEEFGEVKLDDYKGDWLVMFFYPLDFTFVCPTEITGYSKQCAKFEAEGARVLGVSTDSEHSHKAWINGDLGKLNFPLGADKTMNVSRDYGILVEEDGVALRGLFIIDPEGIVRYSVVHDLNVGRSVEETLRVLKALKTGGLCPIGWEEGEELL, translated from the coding sequence ATGGAAAGATTAGTAGGAAAACCAGCACCAGATTTTAAAATGCCAATAGTTAAAGGAAATGGAGAGGAATTTGGTGAAGTAAAATTAGATGATTATAAAGGCGATTGGTTAGTAATGTTCTTTTATCCATTAGATTTCACATTTGTTTGCCCAACTGAAATAACAGGATATAGTAAACAATGTGCAAAATTCGAAGCAGAAGGCGCTAGAGTGTTAGGTGTAAGTACAGATAGCGAACATTCACATAAAGCTTGGATAAATGGTGACCTAGGAAAATTAAACTTCCCACTTGGTGCAGATAAAACAATGAATGTATCAAGAGATTATGGAATTTTAGTAGAAGAAGATGGTGTAGCATTAAGAGGATTATTTATAATAGATCCTGAAGGAATAGTAAGATATTCAGTTGTACATGATTTAAATGTAGGACGTAGTGTAGAAGAAACTCTTCGTGTACTTAAAGCTTTAAAAACTGGTGGATTATGCCCAATAGGTTGGGAAGAAGGAGAAGAATTACTTTAA
- a CDS encoding NADH:ubiquinone reductase (Na(+)-transporting) subunit F, with product MGTIVITVGAISGITGVLAFLLTLAKNTIGNYGEVIININDDEDYVVDGGDTLLSSLISQKIFIPSACGGKGSCGYCKVKITEGGGPVLPTELGYLTPEDMKENVRLSCQVKVKENIKIEIPEELFSVREYEGKVSKIIDLTPTIKHLTFDIKEGSIDFKPGQYVQLRAPKYKGSDEEVYRAYSIASSPMLKNKLKLIIGYVPEGIATTYVHHHLNENDEVLFNGPYGDFYYQNTDREMVMVAIGTGMAPILSILYHMVENNIDRKATFYFGARYIEDLFFVEELKEIEQKLPNFKFVPTLSRAKKKDGWTGDIGRVTDAIDKYMENGENKEVYLCGSPRMIDSTVETLKEKGIPENLIFYDKFE from the coding sequence ATGGGAACGATTGTTATTACAGTTGGTGCTATATCTGGAATTACAGGTGTTTTGGCATTTCTTTTAACACTTGCTAAAAATACTATAGGTAATTATGGAGAAGTTATTATTAATATAAATGATGATGAAGATTATGTAGTAGATGGTGGAGATACCCTTCTATCATCTCTTATAAGTCAAAAGATATTTATACCTTCTGCCTGTGGTGGTAAAGGTAGTTGTGGTTATTGTAAGGTAAAGATAACAGAAGGTGGAGGACCTGTACTACCTACTGAGCTAGGTTATCTCACTCCTGAAGACATGAAAGAAAATGTACGATTATCTTGTCAAGTAAAAGTAAAAGAAAATATAAAGATTGAAATACCTGAAGAATTATTTAGTGTAAGAGAGTATGAAGGTAAAGTGTCAAAAATAATAGATTTAACACCTACAATAAAACATCTAACTTTCGATATAAAAGAAGGTAGTATTGATTTTAAGCCAGGACAATATGTACAGTTAAGAGCTCCAAAATACAAGGGAAGTGACGAAGAGGTATATAGAGCTTATTCAATAGCATCATCTCCAATGCTTAAAAATAAATTGAAACTTATAATAGGCTATGTCCCAGAAGGAATTGCTACAACTTATGTGCATCATCATTTAAATGAAAATGATGAAGTATTATTTAATGGTCCATATGGAGATTTTTATTATCAAAATACTGATAGAGAAATGGTAATGGTAGCAATAGGTACAGGTATGGCTCCAATATTATCAATTTTATATCATATGGTTGAAAACAATATAGATAGAAAAGCTACATTCTACTTTGGAGCAAGATATATAGAAGATTTATTTTTTGTTGAAGAATTAAAAGAAATAGAACAAAAATTGCCTAATTTTAAATTCGTTCCAACACTTTCAAGAGCTAAAAAGAAAGATGGATGGACAGGTGATATAGGTAGAGTAACTGATGCTATAGATAAATATATGGAAAATGGAGAAAATAAAGAAGTTTACCTTTGTGGTAGCCCTAGAATGATAGATTCTACTGTTGAAACGTTAAAAGAAAAAGGAATTCCTGAAAACTTAATATTCTATGATAAATTTGAATAA
- a CDS encoding Rnf-Nqr domain containing protein: MEGLNPFVVFFASIFTNNMILTNFLGMCSFIAVSGEIKTSLGLGQAVTFVLTFTTVLNYMIYHYVLVPLGLEYLRFIIFIISIAAFVQLVEMIVERYLPNLYYALGIFLPLITVNCAILGVSLFMVIRDYNLIVSLLFGLGSGLGWMLAIVALAGIRKRLKYAKVPKGLEGPGITIIITGLMALAFVGFSGIVQIQ; encoded by the coding sequence ATGGAAGGTTTAAATCCGTTTGTAGTATTTTTCGCATCAATATTTACTAATAACATGATACTTACCAACTTCTTAGGTATGTGTTCATTTATTGCAGTATCTGGAGAAATTAAAACATCTTTAGGACTTGGTCAAGCAGTTACTTTTGTACTTACTTTTACTACAGTTCTAAATTATATGATTTATCATTATGTGCTAGTTCCATTAGGACTAGAATACTTACGGTTCATAATATTCATTATAAGTATTGCTGCATTTGTACAATTAGTTGAAATGATTGTTGAAAGATATCTTCCAAATTTATATTATGCCCTTGGAATATTCTTACCTTTAATAACAGTTAACTGTGCAATACTTGGTGTTTCACTATTTATGGTTATTAGAGATTATAATTTAATAGTTTCCCTGTTGTTTGGTTTAGGTTCAGGACTAGGTTGGATGCTTGCAATAGTAGCACTGGCTGGAATTAGAAAAAGACTTAAATATGCAAAAGTACCTAAGGGACTAGAAGGACCTGGAATAACTATAATAATAACAGGTTTAATGGCTCTTGCTTTTGTTGGTTTTTCAGGAATAGTACAGATTCAATAA
- a CDS encoding NADH:ubiquinone reductase (Na(+)-transporting) subunit D, producing MANKKVKKIFTLGLWQDNPIYRQILGICSALAVTNLMLNSLVMGIGLIFVTSFSELTVSILRNYTPKHIRMMVQVLIISSFVIIVDIVLKAYYPSMSKALGPYVGLIITNCIIMGRCESYAQNNKPLYSFLDGIASGAGYAIILLIIAFFRELLGFGSIFGIQVLGEWFTKWTIMVMAPGAFFMLGIVIWIARSLLPSEEEDSLKGEAVS from the coding sequence ATGGCAAATAAAAAAGTAAAAAAGATATTTACTTTAGGATTATGGCAAGATAATCCTATATATAGACAAATATTAGGGATTTGTTCTGCACTTGCTGTTACAAACTTAATGCTTAATTCTCTTGTTATGGGAATAGGTTTAATATTTGTTACTTCTTTTTCAGAGCTTACTGTATCAATACTTAGAAATTATACTCCTAAACATATAAGAATGATGGTCCAAGTACTTATTATATCTTCTTTTGTAATAATAGTTGATATTGTTTTGAAAGCTTATTATCCTTCTATGAGTAAAGCTTTAGGTCCTTATGTAGGGCTTATTATAACAAATTGTATTATAATGGGACGTTGTGAATCATATGCGCAAAATAACAAGCCACTTTATTCATTTTTAGATGGTATTGCATCTGGTGCAGGTTATGCAATTATACTTTTAATTATAGCTTTTTTCAGAGAGTTATTAGGATTTGGTTCTATATTTGGAATACAAGTATTAGGAGAATGGTTTACTAAATGGACTATTATGGTTATGGCTCCTGGTGCATTCTTTATGCTTGGCATAGTTATATGGATAGCAAGATCACTTCTACCTAGTGAAGAAGAAGATTCATTAAAAGGGGAGGCTGTTAGCTAA
- a CDS encoding FMN-binding protein: protein MKNIKKSFSYPIIFMILVTAFFTLVLSLLNYTTKDVIAQNAQIDEWKTLLYVFDVDYPNDNDKKIEELYKEHLKPFKVDDITIYGAEKDGKKLGYAFPVEGNGLWGTIKGYAAVDENLNTLLGVDFVSHSETPGLGGRIDEMWFKDQFRNIDLDRDNKNYLEYRPAADGNVDAITGATLTSKSVKNLLNQDIEEFKDLMKGEDLNGK from the coding sequence ATGAAAAATATAAAAAAATCATTTAGTTATCCTATTATTTTTATGATATTAGTAACTGCTTTTTTTACACTTGTATTATCATTATTAAACTATACAACTAAAGATGTTATAGCACAAAATGCACAAATAGACGAGTGGAAAACGCTTTTATATGTGTTCGATGTAGATTATCCAAATGATAACGATAAAAAAATAGAAGAATTATATAAGGAACATTTAAAACCTTTTAAGGTTGATGATATTACTATATATGGAGCAGAAAAAGATGGTAAGAAATTAGGATATGCCTTTCCTGTAGAAGGTAACGGTCTTTGGGGTACTATTAAAGGATATGCTGCTGTAGATGAAAATCTAAACACTCTTTTAGGAGTTGATTTTGTATCACACAGCGAAACTCCTGGTCTTGGTGGCAGAATTGATGAAATGTGGTTTAAAGATCAATTTAGGAATATAGATTTAGATAGAGATAATAAAAACTATCTTGAATATAGACCTGCAGCAGATGGAAATGTAGATGCCATTACAGGTGCAACGCTCACTTCTAAATCAGTAAAAAACTTATTAAATCAGGACATAGAAGAATTTAAAGACCTAATGAAAGGAGAAGATCTAAATGGCAAATAA
- a CDS encoding RnfABCDGE type electron transport complex subunit D, translating into MSFSLKNNFMQQKMMRKVIYSLIPIILASIYFFGWRSLLLMTWITIWGCATEYIFEKKYGKGKVSEAVIVTSILFTLTLPPSTPYWVGTLGIIFGVIFGKAVFGGFGKNVFNPALVARAFVYVSFPQPLTIDWSNVSNSFLGGFTRYMTSSVDAIATATPMLNFRETGELSNYIDLFLGNVSGSLGETSALLIILAGIYLIYTKTASWQTMTAVISGFVGLSLILRLIGFTSVPNPLFGVMSGGLLFGAVFMATDPISSAKTKEGKWIYGILIGAITVIIRGYALFAGGIMFAILIGNTFAPIIDEGVKYYKKSKKAKRKKVTA; encoded by the coding sequence TTGTCTTTTAGTTTGAAAAATAATTTCATGCAACAAAAAATGATGCGTAAAGTTATTTATTCCTTAATACCAATAATTTTAGCATCAATATACTTTTTTGGATGGAGGTCATTATTATTAATGACTTGGATTACAATTTGGGGTTGTGCTACAGAATACATATTTGAAAAGAAATATGGCAAAGGAAAAGTATCTGAAGCTGTAATTGTAACATCTATTCTCTTTACATTAACTCTCCCACCTAGTACTCCTTATTGGGTAGGAACCTTAGGAATTATATTTGGTGTAATTTTTGGTAAAGCTGTATTTGGTGGTTTTGGTAAAAATGTTTTTAATCCTGCATTAGTTGCAAGAGCCTTTGTATATGTATCATTCCCACAACCACTTACTATTGACTGGTCAAATGTATCAAACTCATTTTTAGGTGGCTTTACTCGTTATATGACTAGCTCAGTAGATGCTATAGCTACTGCTACACCTATGCTAAATTTTAGAGAAACTGGAGAACTATCTAACTACATAGATTTATTCCTAGGGAATGTATCTGGCTCTTTAGGAGAAACAAGTGCACTTTTAATAATACTTGCTGGAATTTATCTAATCTATACAAAAACAGCCTCATGGCAAACTATGACAGCTGTAATTTCAGGTTTTGTAGGTTTAAGTTTGATACTAAGACTTATAGGATTTACATCTGTACCAAATCCGCTATTTGGAGTTATGAGCGGTGGATTGTTATTTGGTGCAGTATTTATGGCAACTGATCCTATCTCTTCAGCTAAAACTAAAGAAGGAAAATGGATTTATGGAATTTTAATTGGTGCTATCACAGTAATTATAAGAGGATACGCTTTATTTGCAGGAGGTATAATGTTTGCAATACTTATAGGAAATACTTTTGCCCCTATAATTGATGAAGGAGTAAAATATTATAAAAAGAGTAAAAAGGCTAAGAGAAAGAAGGTTACAGCATGA
- a CDS encoding NUDIX hydrolase, whose protein sequence is MKLDQIINKVANRISKPLGIDRDFAILVPLIYVKDELHILYEVRSKKLNTQPGEISFPGGRVEKGETFKDAAIRETMEELNIKRKNINIINSIDYIIMPFNISLYPYVGIIEDINFEDINYSESEVESIFTVPLKFFLENEPERYNMGISPQIGDDFPYHLINNGKAYDWRTGIYPVFFYRYKDYVIWGMTARMTKNFVDIIKE, encoded by the coding sequence ATGAAATTAGATCAAATAATAAATAAAGTTGCAAATAGAATCTCCAAACCTTTAGGAATAGATAGAGATTTTGCTATATTAGTACCGCTAATATATGTAAAAGATGAGTTACACATATTATATGAAGTTAGGTCTAAAAAACTTAATACTCAACCAGGAGAAATATCATTTCCGGGTGGTAGAGTAGAAAAAGGAGAAACTTTTAAGGATGCAGCAATAAGAGAAACAATGGAAGAATTAAATATTAAAAGAAAAAATATAAATATTATAAACTCTATTGACTATATAATAATGCCTTTTAATATATCATTATATCCCTATGTTGGAATTATAGAGGATATAAATTTTGAAGATATAAATTATAGTGAATCTGAAGTAGAAAGTATTTTTACTGTTCCATTGAAATTTTTTCTAGAAAACGAACCTGAAAGATATAATATGGGTATCTCACCCCAGATAGGAGATGATTTTCCTTATCATTTAATAAATAATGGAAAAGCCTATGATTGGAGAACAGGGATTTATCCAGTGTTTTTTTATAGATATAAAGACTATGTTATTTGGGGTATGACAGCAAGAATGACAAAGAATTTTGTAGATATTATAAAAGAATAA
- a CDS encoding RNA polymerase sigma factor has translation MPTDEELIEEINKGSQAAMEVLVKKYYKSIFSYIYRKVGDYHISYDLTQEVFIKMMKSINKYEGRGKFNNWILKIAVNHCNDYYKSKTFKNRTRETKLEDSMSENNDKVWDLLKKKIERNLVKKEILRLPDYQKDVLILRYYHDMKLKEIADITESKESTVKSRLRQGTCKLKKNLLGGEDIEKRKRRF, from the coding sequence ATGCCTACTGATGAAGAACTTATTGAGGAAATAAATAAGGGGTCTCAAGCTGCAATGGAGGTGCTAGTAAAGAAATATTATAAAAGCATATTTTCTTATATTTATCGTAAAGTTGGGGACTATCATATTTCCTATGATTTAACACAAGAAGTCTTTATAAAAATGATGAAATCAATAAATAAATATGAAGGAAGGGGAAAGTTTAATAATTGGATATTAAAGATAGCTGTTAATCATTGTAATGATTATTATAAAAGTAAAACATTTAAGAATAGAACAAGGGAAACTAAACTAGAAGATAGTATGTCAGAAAATAACGATAAAGTATGGGATTTATTAAAGAAAAAGATAGAAAGAAACTTAGTTAAGAAAGAAATTTTAAGACTACCTGATTATCAAAAAGATGTTCTAATATTAAGGTATTATCATGACATGAAGTTAAAAGAAATAGCAGATATAACAGAGAGCAAAGAATCAACGGTTAAATCAAGGTTAAGGCAAGGTACATGTAAATTAAAGAAAAATCTATTAGGAGGTGAAGATATTGAAAAGAGAAAAAGAAGATTTTGA